From the Halalkalicoccus sp. CGA53 genome, one window contains:
- a CDS encoding Era-like GTP-binding protein — protein sequence MGLFTEIRNSIQRAADRLFAADTPKRIGIYGPPNAGKTTLANRIARDWTGDAIGPESHVPHETRRARRKENVEIQRNGKSVTIDVVDTPGVTTKVDYEEFLEFEIEKEDAVRRSREATEGVAEAMHWLREDVDGVIYVLDSAEDPFTQVNTMLIGIIESRDLPVLIFANKIDLEESSVQRIENAFPQHETVPLSALEGENMDEVYDKIAEYFG from the coding sequence ATGGGTCTGTTCACGGAGATTAGAAACAGTATTCAACGCGCCGCCGACCGGTTGTTCGCCGCCGACACCCCAAAACGGATCGGGATCTACGGCCCTCCGAACGCCGGGAAGACGACGCTCGCGAACCGGATCGCCCGCGACTGGACCGGCGACGCGATCGGTCCCGAGAGCCACGTTCCCCACGAGACGCGTCGCGCACGCAGGAAGGAGAACGTCGAGATCCAGCGCAACGGCAAGTCGGTGACGATCGACGTCGTCGACACGCCGGGCGTGACCACGAAGGTCGACTACGAGGAGTTCCTCGAGTTCGAGATCGAGAAGGAGGACGCGGTGCGTCGCTCCCGCGAGGCGACCGAGGGGGTCGCCGAGGCGATGCACTGGCTGCGCGAGGACGTCGACGGCGTCATCTACGTCCTCGACAGCGCGGAGGACCCGTTCACCCAGGTGAACACGATGCTCATCGGGATCATCGAGAGCCGGGACCTTCCGGTACTCATCTTCGCGAACAAGATCGACCTGGAGGAATCGAGCGTCCAGCGGATCGAGAACGCCTTCCCACAGCACGAGACCGTACCGCTGTCGGCGCTCGAGGGCGAGAACATGGACGAAGTGTACGACAAGATCGCGGAGTACTTCGGGTAA
- a CDS encoding DUF2073 domain-containing protein, whose product MAELREPDDDGDGVQIDLISGERMSNMASMEKIRMILDGVHDGNIVILEEGLSPEEESKLIEVTMGEITPDGFNGIEIETYPRSQTGGGSFLDRLMGRESTAKLTVIGPANQIETLHKDETLISALVSRR is encoded by the coding sequence ATGGCGGAACTCAGAGAACCGGACGACGACGGCGACGGGGTCCAGATCGACCTGATCAGCGGCGAGCGGATGTCGAACATGGCCTCGATGGAGAAGATCCGGATGATCCTCGACGGCGTCCACGACGGCAACATCGTCATCCTGGAGGAGGGGCTCTCCCCCGAGGAGGAGTCGAAGCTGATCGAGGTGACGATGGGTGAGATCACCCCCGACGGGTTCAACGGGATCGAGATCGAGACGTATCCCCGATCCCAGACCGGCGGCGGGAGCTTCCTGGATCGACTGATGGGCAGGGAGTCGACCGCAAAGCTCACCGTGATCGGCCCGGCGAACCAGATCGAGACCCTCCACAAGGACGAGACGTTGATCAGCGCGCTCGTCTCGCGGCGCTAG
- a CDS encoding OapC/ArvC family zinc-ribbon domain-containing protein — translation MPHQCTTCERTFPDGSKEMLSGCPDCGGNTFQFIPKGERPSPSEEPPDRPEPPGGSVTRKAARAGTAVRDWVSASGHDDGASTEGTSGGADSGRAGSGKEWPDQHAADRTGSDSEADDLIDADAADTGGEDSAQSAARSDIVTEEELSWAAASVDESADADPEEPEDDADESPGIDELRRELNEQFESIRIVDRGTYELNLMELYKRDEYIIALREDGRYVIEMPESFRGDR, via the coding sequence ATGCCTCACCAGTGTACGACCTGTGAGCGGACCTTCCCCGACGGCTCGAAGGAGATGCTCTCGGGCTGTCCGGACTGTGGCGGCAACACGTTCCAGTTCATCCCGAAGGGCGAGCGACCGAGCCCGAGCGAGGAGCCGCCGGACCGACCCGAACCCCCTGGCGGATCGGTCACGCGGAAGGCGGCGCGGGCGGGCACTGCGGTTCGCGACTGGGTGAGCGCGAGCGGACACGACGACGGTGCCTCGACGGAGGGGACGTCCGGGGGTGCAGATAGCGGGCGTGCGGGGAGCGGGAAGGAGTGGCCCGACCAGCACGCAGCGGATCGGACCGGGAGCGATTCGGAGGCAGACGACCTGATCGATGCGGACGCCGCCGATACGGGTGGGGAGGACAGCGCACAGAGCGCCGCTCGCTCCGACATCGTGACCGAGGAGGAGCTCTCCTGGGCCGCCGCGAGCGTCGACGAGTCGGCCGACGCCGATCCCGAGGAACCCGAGGACGACGCCGACGAGAGCCCCGGAATCGACGAGCTCCGCCGGGAGCTCAACGAGCAGTTCGAGAGCATCAGGATTGTCGACCGGGGGACCTACGAACTCAACCTGATGGAGCTGTACAAACGCGACGAGTACATCATCGCGCTCCGCGAGGACGGCCGATACGTGATCGAGATGCCCGAGTCCTTCCGGGGCGACCGGTAG
- a CDS encoding DUF7089 family protein gives MFRERGLNDELEAVRAAHAPETLVLDCEADFESLPPEALDELALVTRELHPVSYPTEWLPERTPDPLRRFAGSDLVIGLPEGGSVIWTRQTEPPLCLVKARVQGAPEGFVDFLVANALVEVGLELPESFLGFFGERYTDLVEALAFSPASSYQVAAALYQGWIGLHTRETFAGWADEFRTLHDEWVDAGERLEPRLDDLSTEVATGETDFAEATEYACGAIRHDLDLPTPFSALDTEAYREYGAEYAVRWAEKTVAALGEGT, from the coding sequence ATGTTTCGCGAGCGGGGCCTCAACGACGAACTCGAGGCAGTCCGTGCGGCACACGCTCCGGAGACACTGGTACTCGACTGCGAGGCGGACTTCGAGAGCCTCCCGCCGGAGGCGCTCGACGAACTCGCGCTCGTGACTCGGGAGCTACACCCGGTGAGCTACCCGACCGAGTGGCTCCCCGAGAGGACGCCCGACCCGCTCCGTCGGTTCGCGGGATCGGACCTGGTGATCGGCCTCCCCGAGGGTGGGAGCGTGATCTGGACGCGACAGACCGAGCCCCCGCTCTGTCTGGTTAAAGCCCGGGTACAGGGCGCTCCCGAGGGGTTCGTCGACTTCCTCGTCGCGAACGCGCTCGTCGAGGTGGGTCTCGAGCTTCCCGAGAGCTTCCTCGGGTTCTTCGGCGAGCGATACACCGACCTGGTGGAGGCGCTCGCGTTCTCGCCGGCGAGCAGCTACCAGGTCGCTGCCGCACTCTACCAGGGGTGGATCGGACTCCACACCCGCGAGACGTTCGCCGGGTGGGCCGACGAGTTCCGGACGCTCCACGACGAGTGGGTCGACGCCGGCGAACGCCTCGAACCGAGGCTGGACGACCTCTCGACGGAGGTGGCGACCGGAGAGACCGACTTCGCCGAGGCGACGGAGTACGCCTGCGGGGCGATCAGACACGACCTCGACCTGCCGACACCGTTCTCGGCGCTCGACACCGAGGCCTACCGGGAGTACGGTGCGGAGTACGCGGTCCGCTGGGCGGAGAAGACGGTCGCGGCGCTCGGCGAGGGGACCTAG
- a CDS encoding DUF7090 family protein, translating into MEYALAVENTPDSIPGGTGVLLVHPSTGETDRIDTDFLKTDTDSFLVVSTRTTAREVMQKIDHYGVDESRAVILDTLSVERGYSRRSAENVHYVSAPDDVDGIVSQVKAFLEAHDGKLRVSVDSVTELIYYAEDEPVYEAMEELLDLLVEHDAVGLFHLAREVHDEATVERYVELFDGTIYLDENGDVTGEF; encoded by the coding sequence ATGGAGTACGCCCTCGCGGTGGAGAACACCCCCGACTCGATCCCCGGCGGGACCGGGGTCCTCCTCGTCCATCCGAGCACGGGCGAGACCGACCGGATCGACACCGACTTCCTGAAGACCGACACCGACTCCTTTCTCGTCGTCTCGACCCGCACCACCGCCCGCGAGGTGATGCAGAAGATCGACCACTACGGCGTCGACGAGTCCAGAGCCGTGATCCTCGACACGCTGAGCGTCGAACGCGGCTACTCGCGCCGGAGCGCCGAGAACGTCCACTACGTCTCCGCACCCGACGACGTCGACGGGATCGTCTCTCAGGTAAAGGCCTTCCTCGAGGCTCACGACGGCAAACTCCGGGTGAGCGTCGACTCCGTCACCGAACTGATCTACTACGCCGAGGACGAGCCCGTCTACGAGGCGATGGAGGAGCTCCTCGACCTGCTCGTAGAGCACGACGCGGTCGGCCTCTTTCACCTCGCAAGGGAGGTCCACGACGAGGCGACCGTCGAGCGGTACGTCGAGCTGTTCGACGGGACGATCTACCTCGACGAGAACGGGGACGTCACCGGCGAGTTCTAG
- a CDS encoding class I SAM-dependent methyltransferase: protein MSVREEFDDWAADGRDRGMEARHWHTAKHALAAMPVEEDESVLDLGTGSGYALRVLSETRGIGAGYGLDGSPEMVRNAASYTEDPSIGYLIGDFGSLPFAENRLDRCFSMEAFYYAADPTETLSELHRVLRPGGTFHCAVNYYEENVHSRGWQEDISVEMTRWSAGEYREAFREAGFHVASQENVPDTETEIPDESAFPTEGFESREAMVERYRSLGTLLTVGVVP, encoded by the coding sequence ATGAGCGTCCGCGAGGAGTTCGACGACTGGGCGGCCGACGGCCGGGACAGGGGGATGGAAGCGCGCCACTGGCACACCGCGAAACACGCACTCGCTGCGATGCCCGTAGAGGAGGACGAATCGGTCCTCGACCTCGGGACCGGGAGCGGCTACGCGCTCCGCGTGCTCTCCGAGACCAGGGGGATCGGTGCGGGCTACGGACTCGACGGCTCGCCCGAGATGGTACGAAACGCCGCCTCCTACACCGAGGACCCCTCGATAGGTTATCTGATCGGCGACTTCGGTTCGCTCCCGTTCGCCGAGAACCGTCTCGATCGCTGTTTCTCGATGGAGGCGTTCTACTACGCCGCCGACCCGACGGAGACGCTCTCGGAGCTCCACCGTGTCCTGCGTCCGGGCGGGACGTTTCACTGCGCGGTGAACTACTACGAGGAGAACGTCCACTCCCGCGGCTGGCAGGAGGACATCTCGGTCGAGATGACGCGCTGGAGCGCCGGGGAGTACCGCGAGGCGTTCCGGGAGGCGGGCTTTCACGTCGCCTCCCAGGAGAACGTCCCCGACACCGAGACGGAGATACCGGACGAGAGCGCCTTCCCGACGGAGGGGTTCGAGAGCCGCGAGGCGATGGTCGAACGGTACCGGAGCCTCGGAACGCTACTCACGGTCGGGGTCGTCCCATAG
- a CDS encoding stage II sporulation protein M, with amino-acid sequence MKVTDAIDAATSTYLSKPTSILPFYLLGSSVGLVARVFPLLGAFAAYLILEAQGRMDRVREAVAALDPEVVEELEAAEEDPTTTATDPEALPTGELEGIAEALASPEALLVLGLSVLVGVLVYVVLAAAVRAGEIHTVYAGLEGRPPVHAGVSGFLRDALSFVGLRLIEIALYLTVTAFYGIVLLVAVLSGAEGGLGLLAVGLAVLLTPIWLVSLVAIAAVFVFAPQAIVVDRVGAIDGFRHGAGFVRRRPGAFAVYVLIAIGLLVAAGITASLLAVFDLGQVATLLGIVLFTPFVDLLKTGIYAEGDRIGGKRLQERETIRTRTHAAFSRGWSTLWSFTRGSPKALAASLGLFGLGMAGGYLALGGVTIETTPPSDPTEIFGVFPLDVFIAIAVNNWLVGVDTAFAGFAFGVPTAVNLLFNGIVVGLVAGVSADLLLVAALIVPHALIELPAIAIAGALGFHLAGVGWNRVRGRVDDRHLAVEIDRAFWVLVGLSILFVIASFVEAFVTPRIGGLFF; translated from the coding sequence ATGAAGGTCACCGACGCGATCGACGCCGCGACGTCGACGTACCTCTCGAAGCCGACCTCGATCCTGCCCTTCTACCTGCTCGGGTCGAGCGTCGGCCTCGTCGCGAGGGTGTTCCCGCTGCTCGGGGCGTTCGCCGCCTACCTGATCCTCGAGGCACAGGGCCGGATGGACCGGGTCAGAGAGGCCGTCGCCGCCCTCGACCCCGAGGTCGTCGAGGAGCTAGAGGCCGCCGAGGAGGACCCGACCACGACCGCGACGGATCCCGAGGCGCTTCCGACCGGGGAGCTAGAGGGGATCGCGGAGGCGCTCGCCTCGCCCGAAGCCCTTCTCGTCCTCGGGCTCTCGGTGCTGGTCGGCGTGCTCGTCTACGTCGTCCTCGCAGCGGCGGTCAGGGCCGGCGAGATCCACACCGTCTACGCCGGCCTCGAGGGTCGGCCGCCGGTCCACGCCGGCGTGAGCGGGTTCCTCCGCGACGCGCTCTCGTTCGTCGGTCTTCGACTCATCGAGATCGCACTCTACCTCACGGTAACCGCGTTTTACGGGATCGTACTCCTCGTCGCGGTGCTCTCCGGTGCCGAGGGCGGCCTCGGCCTGCTGGCCGTCGGGCTCGCGGTGTTGCTCACGCCGATCTGGCTGGTCTCGCTCGTCGCCATCGCCGCCGTCTTCGTCTTCGCCCCACAGGCGATCGTCGTGGACCGGGTGGGTGCGATCGACGGGTTCCGCCACGGTGCGGGGTTCGTCCGTCGCCGTCCCGGCGCGTTCGCCGTCTACGTACTGATCGCGATCGGTCTCCTCGTCGCGGCCGGGATCACCGCGAGCCTCCTTGCCGTCTTCGATCTCGGTCAGGTGGCAACCCTGCTCGGGATCGTCCTCTTCACGCCATTCGTCGACCTGCTCAAGACCGGGATCTACGCCGAGGGCGACCGGATCGGGGGGAAGCGACTTCAGGAGCGCGAGACGATCCGCACACGCACGCACGCGGCGTTCTCACGAGGGTGGAGCACGCTCTGGTCGTTCACCAGGGGTTCACCGAAGGCCCTTGCCGCGAGCCTCGGGCTGTTCGGCCTCGGTATGGCTGGCGGCTACCTCGCCCTCGGCGGGGTCACCATCGAGACGACGCCCCCCTCGGATCCGACGGAGATCTTCGGTGTCTTCCCGCTCGACGTGTTCATCGCCATCGCGGTGAACAACTGGCTCGTCGGCGTCGACACCGCGTTCGCCGGGTTCGCGTTCGGTGTTCCTACCGCGGTGAACCTGCTCTTCAACGGGATCGTCGTCGGCCTCGTCGCGGGGGTCAGCGCCGACCTCCTGCTCGTCGCCGCGCTGATCGTCCCGCACGCACTTATCGAACTGCCCGCGATCGCCATCGCCGGCGCGCTCGGCTTCCACCTCGCTGGCGTCGGCTGGAACAGGGTCAGGGGACGGGTCGACGACCGCCACCTGGCGGTCGAGATCGACCGCGCGTTCTGGGTGCTCGTGGGCCTCTCGATCCTCTTCGTGATCGCGTCGTTCGTCGAGGCGTTCGTGACACCTCGGATCGGCGGACTGTTCTTCTGA
- a CDS encoding MFS transporter → MGSHRLARWWREPTARRWLLFGTLAAVFLSVNVYRLSTAVIAEPLMAAFGTTGAQLGTLHAAFFYVYAVMQIPTGILVDRVGPRRTAAAGALVMNVGAIWFALADSYAGAFGARLLIGLGGSVIFVSMLRFCANWFRSGEFATMSGLCFAVGGLGGILATTPFALAVEAAGWRETIAALGVLGLVVSALTYLLVRDSPERAGLRPIEGVPEQPRLSLSEVRTFTLGVLSDRSTWVVSVLLFCTGGVNLTLFGLWGIPYVVQTYDTSVTVASVVTLLGGVGSVLGPPSIGRLSDRLERRTELIVAGCLLFTLALGLIAVTGNPPLPVVGLVFFVNGALLGTFVLTYPMVKERHASRASGISTGSVNGASFLGAALLPTVMGQALDAYWTGDVVGGVRVYTATGYRLAFAIAALCGLIAVGCALWLHREERT, encoded by the coding sequence GTGGGATCGCACCGACTCGCCCGGTGGTGGCGGGAGCCGACCGCGCGGCGCTGGCTCCTGTTCGGCACCCTCGCGGCCGTCTTCCTCTCGGTCAACGTCTACCGGCTCTCGACGGCGGTGATCGCCGAGCCGCTGATGGCCGCGTTCGGCACGACCGGCGCGCAGCTGGGCACGCTCCATGCCGCGTTCTTCTACGTCTACGCCGTGATGCAGATCCCGACGGGGATCCTCGTCGACCGCGTCGGTCCCCGACGAACGGCGGCGGCCGGCGCGCTCGTGATGAACGTCGGGGCGATCTGGTTCGCGCTCGCGGACAGCTACGCCGGCGCGTTCGGCGCACGGCTGCTGATCGGCCTCGGCGGGAGCGTGATATTCGTCTCGATGCTCCGGTTCTGTGCGAACTGGTTTCGCTCGGGGGAGTTCGCGACGATGAGCGGGCTCTGCTTCGCCGTCGGCGGTCTGGGAGGCATCCTCGCGACGACGCCGTTCGCGCTCGCGGTTGAGGCCGCCGGCTGGCGCGAAACGATCGCCGCCCTCGGGGTCCTCGGCCTCGTCGTCTCCGCGCTCACGTACCTCCTCGTCCGGGACTCCCCAGAGCGAGCGGGGCTCCGACCGATCGAAGGGGTTCCGGAACAGCCGAGGCTCTCGCTCTCGGAGGTTCGGACGTTCACCCTCGGAGTGCTCTCCGACCGCTCGACGTGGGTCGTCTCGGTCCTGCTGTTCTGCACGGGTGGGGTGAACCTCACGCTGTTCGGCCTCTGGGGTATCCCCTACGTGGTCCAGACCTACGATACCTCGGTGACGGTCGCCTCGGTGGTCACCCTCCTGGGGGGCGTGGGATCCGTGCTCGGCCCGCCGTCGATTGGCCGACTCTCGGATCGCCTGGAGAGGAGAACGGAACTCATCGTCGCGGGCTGTCTGCTCTTCACGCTCGCGCTCGGGCTGATCGCCGTCACCGGGAACCCCCCGTTGCCGGTCGTCGGCCTGGTCTTCTTCGTCAACGGCGCGCTACTGGGCACGTTCGTCCTCACCTACCCGATGGTGAAAGAACGACACGCGAGCCGTGCGAGCGGCATCTCGACGGGGTCGGTCAACGGGGCCTCGTTCCTCGGCGCCGCGTTACTCCCGACGGTGATGGGGCAGGCGCTCGACGCCTACTGGACCGGCGATGTCGTCGGCGGCGTGCGGGTCTACACCGCGACCGGCTACCGCCTCGCGTTCGCCATCGCCGCGCTCTGTGGGCTGATCGCTGTCGGCTGTGCGCTCTGGCTCCACCGCGAGGAAAGGACGTAA
- a CDS encoding type 1 glutamine amidotransferase — MILVVRNEHNPEKTYHEEELAKLFPDRVEWCYPHEGRPDLDEIDPDGVVITGSTAGVYEAEERPWIADQQAWIRELVEAEIPTLGVCFGHQNVNAALGGKVDHRGMRNAIVEAELTDDPLFLGLSPHVAAVHGDWVVERGEGMEVIASIEGYEAFGTRHREVPVWTVQFHPECTDRFREAIAAGEGWDSLEGIEDLNSTKLAENFRQIVRERAGKWV; from the coding sequence ATGATCCTCGTCGTGCGAAACGAGCACAACCCGGAGAAGACCTACCACGAGGAGGAACTCGCGAAGCTGTTCCCCGACCGGGTCGAGTGGTGCTATCCACACGAGGGCCGACCGGATCTCGACGAGATCGATCCGGACGGCGTCGTCATCACCGGCTCGACCGCGGGAGTGTACGAAGCCGAGGAGCGGCCGTGGATCGCTGACCAGCAGGCGTGGATTCGGGAACTCGTCGAGGCAGAGATCCCGACGCTCGGGGTGTGTTTCGGCCACCAGAACGTGAACGCCGCGTTGGGAGGGAAAGTCGACCACCGGGGGATGCGGAACGCGATCGTCGAGGCCGAACTCACCGACGACCCGCTCTTTTTGGGACTCTCACCGCACGTCGCGGCCGTCCACGGCGACTGGGTGGTCGAGCGGGGCGAGGGGATGGAGGTGATCGCCTCGATCGAGGGCTACGAGGCGTTCGGGACCCGCCACCGGGAAGTACCGGTCTGGACCGTACAGTTCCACCCGGAGTGCACCGACCGGTTCCGTGAGGCGATCGCCGCGGGCGAGGGATGGGACTCGCTGGAGGGAATCGAGGATCTGAACAGCACGAAACTGGCCGAGAACTTCCGGCAGATCGTCCGCGAACGAGCGGGAAAGTGGGTCTGA
- the uvrB gene encoding excinuclease ABC subunit UvrB, whose protein sequence is MSDTQGPLQPDRPEAATPFRVDAPFEPAGDQPEAIEALVSGYEAGMDRQTLLGVTGSGKTNTVSWLIEGIQKPTLVLAHNKTLAAQLYEEFRNLFPDNAVEYFVSYYDYYQPEAYVEQTDTYIDKDASINDEIDRLRHSATRSLLTREDVIVVASVSAIYGLGDPANYEGMAMRLEVGEEIGRDELLKRLVDLNYERNDVDFSQGTFRVRGDTVEVFPMYGRYAVRIELWGDEIDRMVKLDPFEGEVKSEEPAVLIHPAEHYSIPEQRMEAAIEEIEEDLERRIRYFERQGDLIAAQRIEERTRFDIEMMREAGYCSGIENYSVYLADREPGDRPYTLLDYFPEGFLTVIDESHVTIPQVKGQFAGDKSRKDSLVENGFRLPTAYDNRPLTFEEFDERVDRTLYVSATPGEYERERSGQVVEQIVRPTHLVDPKVEVADVDGQLDDLMARIADRTERDERVLVTTLTKRMAEDLTEYLGDAGVAVEYMHDETDTLERHELVRGLRLGEFDVLVGINLLREGLDIPEVSLVAILDADQTGFLRSRTTLIQTMGRAARNVNGEVVLYAEEVTDAMAEAIDETNRRREIQRAFNEEHGLTPTTIEKAVGETNLPGSKTDTGGIARKKPSDREEAMEQVDALRERMEEAASNLEFELAADIRDRIRELEVEYDVAPEEGVVPEPRGEH, encoded by the coding sequence ATGAGCGATACGCAGGGACCCCTCCAGCCCGATCGGCCCGAGGCAGCCACACCGTTCCGCGTCGACGCGCCGTTCGAGCCCGCGGGCGACCAGCCCGAGGCGATCGAGGCGCTCGTCTCCGGCTACGAGGCCGGGATGGATCGACAGACGCTCCTGGGGGTGACGGGCTCGGGGAAGACGAACACCGTCTCGTGGCTGATCGAGGGGATTCAGAAACCGACCCTCGTCCTCGCGCACAACAAGACGCTCGCCGCACAGCTCTACGAGGAGTTCAGGAACCTCTTCCCGGACAACGCGGTGGAGTACTTCGTCTCCTACTACGACTACTACCAGCCCGAGGCGTACGTCGAACAGACCGACACCTACATCGACAAGGATGCCTCGATCAACGACGAGATCGACCGGCTGCGTCACAGCGCTACCCGCTCGTTGCTCACGCGCGAGGACGTGATCGTCGTCGCCTCGGTCTCGGCGATCTACGGTCTCGGGGACCCCGCGAACTACGAGGGGATGGCGATGCGCCTCGAGGTCGGCGAGGAGATCGGCCGCGACGAGCTGTTGAAACGCCTCGTCGACCTGAACTACGAGCGAAACGACGTCGACTTCTCACAGGGGACGTTCCGCGTGCGGGGGGACACCGTCGAGGTGTTCCCGATGTACGGCCGCTACGCCGTGCGGATCGAACTCTGGGGCGACGAGATCGACCGGATGGTGAAACTCGACCCCTTCGAAGGCGAGGTGAAGAGCGAGGAGCCGGCAGTGCTGATCCACCCCGCAGAACACTACTCGATCCCCGAACAGCGCATGGAGGCGGCGATCGAGGAGATCGAGGAGGACCTGGAGAGACGGATCCGCTACTTCGAGCGCCAGGGCGATCTGATCGCCGCCCAGCGGATCGAAGAGCGCACGCGCTTCGACATCGAGATGATGCGCGAGGCGGGCTACTGCTCCGGAATCGAGAACTACTCGGTGTATCTCGCCGACCGCGAACCGGGCGACCGGCCCTACACGCTGCTCGATTACTTCCCCGAGGGGTTTCTGACCGTCATAGACGAGTCCCACGTGACGATCCCACAGGTGAAAGGGCAGTTTGCCGGCGACAAGTCGCGAAAGGATTCGCTCGTCGAGAACGGCTTCCGCCTCCCGACGGCGTACGACAACCGCCCGCTCACGTTCGAGGAGTTCGACGAGCGTGTCGACCGAACGCTCTACGTGAGCGCCACACCCGGCGAGTACGAACGCGAGCGCTCGGGCCAGGTCGTCGAACAGATCGTTCGCCCCACTCACCTCGTCGATCCGAAAGTCGAGGTCGCCGACGTCGACGGCCAGCTCGACGACCTGATGGCCCGGATCGCGGATCGCACAGAGCGTGACGAGCGGGTCCTGGTGACGACACTCACCAAGCGGATGGCCGAGGACCTCACCGAGTACCTCGGGGACGCGGGCGTCGCCGTCGAGTACATGCACGACGAGACGGATACGCTCGAACGCCACGAGCTGGTGAGAGGACTCCGCCTCGGCGAGTTCGACGTCCTGGTGGGGATCAACCTGCTGCGGGAGGGCCTCGACATCCCCGAGGTGTCGCTGGTCGCGATCCTCGACGCCGACCAGACGGGCTTCCTCCGCTCGCGGACGACACTGATCCAGACGATGGGCCGAGCGGCGCGGAACGTCAACGGCGAGGTCGTTCTCTACGCGGAGGAGGTGACCGACGCGATGGCCGAGGCGATCGACGAGACGAACCGCCGCCGCGAGATCCAGCGCGCGTTCAACGAGGAGCACGGGCTCACTCCGACGACGATCGAGAAGGCCGTCGGCGAGACGAACCTTCCCGGCTCGAAGACCGACACTGGCGGGATCGCGCGGAAGAAACCCTCGGACAGGGAGGAGGCGATGGAGCAGGTCGACGCGCTGCGCGAGCGGATGGAGGAGGCCGCCTCGAACCTCGAGTTCGAACTCGCGGCGGATATCAGGGATCGGATTCGTGAGTTAGAAGTCGAGTACGACGTCGCGCCCGAGGAGGGCGTCGTGCCCGAACCGCGCGGCGAGCACTGA
- a CDS encoding DUF6176 family protein: MEVVLLRLTVRRGLPRLVAELFVRVFLAEQAIMRRGGALGRGLRGLLNESVESVLREEGMYTESAFLDRSGDRLSVLWYMEAEDVGYVYEAFIDSDHAATRGERFLQWLFEEPDRILSTDVESEYPLLLHAWNRERP; encoded by the coding sequence ATGGAGGTCGTCCTGTTGCGACTGACGGTCAGACGGGGGCTGCCCCGGCTGGTCGCCGAACTGTTCGTCCGAGTGTTCCTCGCCGAGCAGGCGATCATGCGCCGCGGTGGAGCCCTCGGCCGCGGGCTTCGGGGTCTGCTCAACGAGAGCGTCGAGTCGGTGCTCCGCGAGGAGGGGATGTACACCGAGTCGGCCTTCCTCGACCGCAGTGGGGACCGACTCTCGGTGCTCTGGTACATGGAAGCCGAGGACGTCGGTTACGTCTACGAGGCGTTCATCGACTCCGATCACGCGGCGACCAGGGGGGAGCGGTTCCTCCAGTGGTTGTTCGAGGAGCCCGATCGGATCCTCTCGACCGACGTCGAGAGCGAGTACCCGCTCCTGTTACACGCCTGGAACCGCGAGCGGCCGTAG